In a genomic window of Helianthus annuus cultivar XRQ/B chromosome 10, HanXRQr2.0-SUNRISE, whole genome shotgun sequence:
- the LOC110884259 gene encoding translocase of chloroplast 159, chloroplastic → MDSKADTSLTGSNSVSSDKTETETAVNDTNGAVNSVKTVDNNDNSIKDSGSSLNVVVDTDDETEGFASGEEEAFETANENLVVGTETLANGEEGEMFLEPSEFVVAKADDDENDKVGFVEKKSEPNSSENEIEVVKGDKVSEKEDDLVDETESEGVTSEVVVANGVKATVEGDSIVDEIKVDAPAPGVAVVTNTEEVDSDEDVLLVGGSDENESKPVVENDVNVTSEGESVVDDAVVSKIDKETPELESVDAKDVKVTPEDDSVVEGIDVDLPIPGVAGVAVVTKVEDETPEVESVDVEDVEDVKVTTEGDSVVEKVDVDLPLPGVAGVAVVTKAEEDGVVAETDESGLSVSSVLEEVVDKEVVGVTDSKFSPLDVEDVEKEVDYVGHENEPVVVKTALNDVENVSVEGDVAQSTEVLTKAIPEDADNGLENGAADKFVLEDSAEKDDADEQGYMDDSHSDEEDTDEVIQMSSQDRSQMDGQIVTDSDEDEDEEDGKELFDSAALAALLKAAADGSSEGGNITFSSEDGSRLFTVERPAGLGSSLQAMRAAPRPPRANIFNPSSLTSAGETEPILSEEEKKKLEKLQAIRVKFLRLVQRLGLSPDESVAAQVLYRLALIAGRQTGQSFSLDAAKRKAMELEADGDTDLDFSVNILVIGKAGVGKSATINSIFGEEKTPVGAFQTATGSVKEITGVVGGVTVRVFDTPGLRTSVMEQAFNRSVLSSAKKFTKKNPPDIVLYVDRLDAQTRDLNDIPLLKTITSSLGSAIWRNAIVTFTHGASAPPEGSNGTPLSYDMFVTQRSHVVQQAIGQAVGDLRMMSPGLMNPVSLVENHHSCRKNREGQKVLPNGQTWRPQLLMLCYSMKILSEANSLTKPQDPFDSRKLFGFRMRSPPLPYMLSSMLQSRAHPKLATDQGGDAGDSDIDLAELTDSDREDDEDEYDQLPPFKPLKRSQLAKLSNEQKKAYFDEYDYRVKLLQKKQWKEELKRMKELKNKGPDGLTGQNYQEEEGEGDAPAPVAVPLPDMALPPSFDSDNPAYRFRFLEPTSQFMARPVLDTHGWDHDCGYDGVNVEQTLAIANRFPAAITVQVTKDKKDFSVNMDSSISAKHGENMSTMAGFDIQPIGKQLAYIVRGETKFKNLKKNKTAAGASVTFLGENVVTGFKLEDQITLGRQYSIIGSAGTVRFQSDSAYGANIEVQRRELDYPIGQVQSTIGVSIIKWRGDLALGLNSLAQFSAGRNSKVTVRAGINNKMSGQITVKTSSSEYLSLALAAVIPSVISAYKKLRSGDGDKYSPY, encoded by the coding sequence ATGGACTCCAAGGCAGACACGTCTCTCACAGGTTCTAATTCTGTTTCTTCTGATAAAACTGAGACTGAAACTGCTGTTAATGATACCAATGGTGCTGTTAATTCCGTTAAAACGGTTGATAATAATGATAACAGTATTAAGGATAGTGGTAGTAGTTTGAATGTTGTTGTGGATACTGATGATGAAACCGAGGGTTTTGCTAGTGGTGAAGAAGAGGCTTTTGAGACGGCTAATGAGAATTTAGTGGTAGGTACAGAAACCCTAGCGAATGGAGAGGAAGGTGAGATGTTTTTAGAGCCTTCTGAGTTTGTTGTGGCTAAGGctgatgatgatgaaaatgataaggtagggtttgttgagaagaaatcGGAACCGAATTCGAGTGAGAATGAGATTGAGGTGGTGAAAGGTGATAAGGTTAGTGAAAAggaggatgatttggttgatgaaACCGAATCGGAGGGTGTAACGAGTGAGGTGGTTGTGGCTAATGGTGTAAAGGCTACTGTGGAAGGGGATTCGATTGTGGATGAGATTAAAGTTGACGCTCCTGCACCGGGTGTGGCAGTGGTTACGAACACGGAAGAGGTAGATTCTGATGAGGATGTGTTGTTAGTTGGTGGCTCTGATGAAAATGAAAGTAAACCTGTTGTTGAAAATGATGTGAATGTTACTTCTGAAGGTGAGTCTGTTGTGGATGATGCGGTGGTTAGTAAGATTGATAAGGAAACGCCCGAGTTAGAATCGGTTGATGCAAAAGATGTGAAGGTGACTCCTGAAGATGATTCGGTTGTGGAAGGTATAGATGTTGATTTGCCGATACCAGGAGTGGCGGGAGTGGCAGTGGTTACTAAGGTCGAAGATGAAACGCCTGAGGTAGAATCTGTTGATGTGGAAGATGTTGAAGATGTAAAGGTGACTACTGAAGGTGATTCTGTTGTGGAAAAGGTGGATGTTGATTTGCCGTTACCAGGAGTGGCTGGGGTGGCGGTGGTTACAAAGGCGGAAGAAGATGGTGTTGTGGCGGAAACTGATGAGTCTGGTTTGTCGGTTAGTTCTGTTTTGGAAGAAGTGGTGGATAAGGAGGTGGTTGGAGTAACTGATAGCAAGTTTTCACCTTTGGATGTTGAGGATGTAGAGAAGGAGGTTGACTATGTGGGTCATGAAAACGAGCCAGTGGTGGTCAAGACTGCTTTGAATGACGTAGAAAATGTTTCTGTAGAGGGAGATGTAGCTCAGTCAACAGAAGTTTTGACCAAAGCTATACCTGAGGATGCAGATAATGGTTTAGAAAACGGGGCAGCTGACAAATTCGTTTTAGAAGATTCTGCAGAAaaagatgatgctgatgaacagGGCTACATGGATGACTCTCATTCTGACGAAGAGGATACAGATGAGGTTATACAGATGAGTTCTCAAGATCGTTCACAAATGGACGGTCAGATCGTCACGGATTCGGATGAAGACGAGGATGAAGAAGACGGGAAAGAGCTTTTTGATTCAGCCGCTTTAGCCGCCCTTCTGAAAGCAGCGGCTGATGGCAGTTCAGAAGGTGGCAACATTACATTCTCATCAGAAGATGGTTCACGACTTTTCACAGTCGAACGCCCTGCAGGGTTAGGGTCTTCACTTCAAGCCATGAGAGCCGCCCCGAGACCACCGCGTGCCAACATTTTTAACCCTTCAAGTTTAACGAGTGCCGGTGAAACCGAACCCATTTTAagcgaagaagaaaagaagaaactGGAGAAATTACAAGCCATCAGGGTGAAGTTTTTACGACTTGTTCAAAGATTAGGGCTTTCACCAGACGAATCAGTAGCTGCACAGGTTCTTTACAGGCTGGCACTTATTGCGGGCCGACAAACGGGTCAATCTTTTAGTCTTGATGCTGCGAAACGTAAAGCTATGGAGCTTGAAGCTGATGGAGATACTGATCTCGACTTCTCTGTCAATATTTTAGTCATTGGTAAAGCTGGGGTCGGTAAAAGTGCTACGATAAACTCCATTTTTGGTGAAGAAAAAACCCCAGTCGGTGCGTTTCAAACTGCCACTGGTTCGGTGAAGGAGATAACCGGTGTGGTGGGTGGAGTTACGGTTCGGGTTTTTGACACACCCGGGCTTCGGACCTCTGTCATGGAACAAGCGTTTAACAGGAGTGTGTTATCATCCGCGAAAAAGTTCACGAAGAAAAACCCGCCAGATATTGTTCTTTATGTAGACCGTTTGGATGCGCAGACCCGAGATCTTAACGATATTCCGTTACTGAAAACCATTACCAGCTCACTGGGTTCTGCCATCTGGCGAAATGCGATTGTTACCTTTACGCATGGCGCGTCGGCCCCACCCGAGGGGTCAAATGGGACCCCTTTGAGTTATGATATGTTTGTGACTCAGCGGTCACATGTGGTTCAACAAGCCATTGGTCAAGCGGTTGGTGATTTGAGAATGATGAGCCCGGGTTTGATGAACCCGGTTTCTTTAGTTGAAAACCATCATTCTTGCCGTAAGAATCGTGAAGGTCAAAAGGTGCTTCCAAATGGTCAAACCTGGCGGCCGCAGCTGCTTATGTTATGTTACTCGATGAAGATTTTATCAGAAGCGAATTCTTTGACTAAACCACAAGACCCGTTTGACAGCCGGAAGCTTTTTGGGTTCCGTATGCGGTCTCCGCCACTGCCGTACATGTTGTCTTCGATGTTACAGTCTCGGGCTCACCCAAAGCTAGCGACAGATCAGGGCGGTGATGCGGGTGATTCAGATATTGACCTGGCGGAGTTGACCGATTCTGACCGTGAAGATGATGAAGACGAGTATGACCAGCTCCCCCCGTTTAAACCATTGAAACGATCCCAACTAGCTAAGCTTAGTAACGAGCAGAAAAAAGCTTACTTCGATGAATACGATTATCGGGTGAAGCTTTTACAGAAGAAACAATGGAAAGAAGagctaaaaagaatgaaagaactCAAAAACAAAGGACCTGATGGTTTGACCGGTCAAAACTACCAGGAAGAAGAAGGTGAAGGAGACGCACCAGCACCCGTGGCGGTCCCGTTACCCGACATGGCGTTACCACCGTCTTTTGATAGTGATAACCCCGCGTACCGGTTCCGTTTCCTGGAGCCCACTTCACAGTTCATGGCCCGGCCCGTTCTTGACACCCATGGTTGGGACCATGATTGTGGTTATGATGGAGTCAATGTGGAACAAACCCTAGCCATCGCCAACCGTTTTCCGGCTGCAATTACTGTTCAGGTTACTAAAGATAAAAAAGACTTCAGCGTCAATATGGATTCATCAATTTCCGCTAAACACGGGGAGAACATGTCTACTATGGCTGGTTTTGACATTCAACCAATCGGGAAACAGCTGGCTTACATAGTTAGAGGCGAAACCAAGTTCAAGAATCTGAAGAAGAACAAAACCGCTGCAGGGGCTTCGGTCACATTTCTGGGAGAAAACGTTGTAACGGGGTTTAAACTCGAGGATCAAATTACACTTGGGAGACAATACTCGATCATCGGGAGTGCAGGTACGGTTCGATTCCAATCCGATTCAGCTTATGGAGCCAACATCGAGGTCCAACGGCGGGAGCTGGATTACCCGATCGGTCAAGTCCAGTCAACCATCGGGGTATCGATCATAAAATGGAGGGGTGATTTGGCGTTAGGGTTAAACAGTTTGGCTCAGTTTTCTGCTGGGAGGAACTCAAAAGTGACGGTTCGAGCCGGGATTAACAATAAAATGAGTGGTCAGATTACGGTGAAGACCAGCAGCTCGGAATATCTTTCACTTGCACTCGCAGCGGTTATTCCTTCTGTTATTTCGGCTTACAAGAAGTTGCGGTCCGGTGATGGTGATAAGTATTCCCCGTATTAA